AAGCATCTAAGTGGTAACCCAAAAAAGTAAGCAAGATTTACAACCAATAGTTAAAAGAACAACCAACAACTATCAAATAAGACGGGTTCCTATAAGCACAGAAATCTAAACAAATGCACAAACGACAGACTGTCACTCACCTTAAGAAGATGTGTTCTAATATATTATCACAAGTTTTATGTTACGTTTGTGTAATAAATGTGATTGTGAATAACGTACTAAAATAGTTAGAGGTGATAACACGCGCCCACGTTTCGTCTGCTAAGCTAGTACGACCATCTGGCGACAAATTTCGAAGTAAAGTTGGTGTGAAATAGATCTCGAGTGCTGTCAAAAAATCTGGATCAGTGGCAAAAAGTGATAGAtatggggaaagaaaactgaaatgTGTTAGAAAAATAGGGTCATAGAATCCCAGTTTCAAAATGGGATCTAGATTAAGGTTCGTATTCTATCTcggatatgattttcataCTGAATTATTTCATACATAATAGTGTACATAAGCCATACACAGTTGGTTTGCTGTTTTTGCCTGAAGCAGTGGATAATTGATCTGATTTCGTTTACCTTATTTAGAAACGATGTAAAACACCTGCTCGAGTGCTTCTGTGAAATAGTGAGCCCAGAAACATCAAACAAACAGCCATGGGTTGTTCAAAAGTTCCCTGAAAGTTTTAAAGATGACGAAATGTTAAAACAAGTTTCTCTGTTTGCATTTCCTTGTGATGTGCCATGGTAAATAAAACCCTTACGGTGTTTTAGTTTGTCTTGTTTTAAATCTGAATTTTTTCTCTAGCAATACAGTGCaacacttttcttttgtgctgACAAGCCTTGATTCAAAATGGACTTTTGGATTTTGTCGTCAGGCACCAGGAGCCCAGACAGCACTAGTTATCATCAGTTATTTGCCTTggcatgaatttttttttaagattctCAATCAGATTGCGGAGTTGATGCAAGAACAAGCTGTGCCAGATCTGAATAGCTTTCTGGAAGGACTCTACCAAAGAGATGTTCCAGCTCCAAGTACAACTCTTCATATCCCTTTCGGAAGGGCTCATAGAGTGTATACTTGCAAATGTCCTAACACTTATACTTTACCCAGCATTCCAGAGAATGTAAGCATAAGCTCTCTAATTTTTCAAATGGGCTTTAACCCTAGATTATAGATttacaattcttttttatattcagAGAAATTTGACCGAATATTTCAACGCGGTGGACGCCCACAATATGATGGTTATTTTCGCCTCCATGTTGCACGAGCGGCGTATCGTCATGGTTTCTTCCAGGATATCTCGACTTAGTGCTTGTATTCAAGCGGCTAATGCTGTGATCTACCCAATGATAAACAACCACAATGCAGTATTCGTAGGTtaccttaaatttttaaatttatgtgTTATGTAGATCTGGCAGCACATTTACATTCCTGTTCTTCCTCCGCATTTGATGGATTACCTACTTGCTCCAATGGtgaaaggaatttttgaattcaatttctatcgtcttatttgttttcatttttaaaatacgtaTCTATGGTAAActggttttgttttcatattcATTACTCGTATCTACTagcatattctttttttcttattatcattatttcattttattttgttgaagTTTTAATTCTGTGATATTTGTTCGCTTACAGCCGTACTTGTCAGGAGTCCCGACTAGCACGTGGGAGGTACTACTCATCACTTGCTCACATCCATAACACTATTTACTTTCTAAATGATATGCGCAGAGAGTTCGGAAGTCTGAGTTAGGTGAATTGGTAGTCTTGGATGTTGACACGAACCATATTGAAACCCCCTTCGACGATTTGGATCGCCTACCTCCAGATATAGTAAGAAATTTCTATAATTTAGTTTGCCCtgtcttcaatttttttctatcaaaGGTCAATGGGATGAGAAGACGATTAAAAACGCCCGGGAACATGATGGGTGATGGTGTTGCTCGAGTCTTCCTTCGAGCTCTTGTACAGCTTATAGGAGGCTACCGTGACGCACTTCGCTTTCGACAAGGCGAACAGATTACCTTTTGTCGAGATGCTCTTGTTCAGTCTCGGCCTTTAGCTCTACGTCCCTTTCTAGAGTCAATGCTACAACTACAGATCTTTCAACAATTTATTGAAGAACGGCTTGAAATGTTAAATTCAGGACAAGTAATTGAAAAGAACCAGCAAGCAAGTAAATAAAGATAACCTTTCTCTTTACACGTTGCAGGGTTTTTCGGACGAATTTGAATTAGAGGCGTGCCTCTACTCTGATAAATCGAGTAGTCGCCTAAAGCAACAGTACAAGGAATGGCTCACcacgatgaaaaaagaaagtggtgttttttttaaaaaggtttaaactATTCACCAAGTGCTTTGTATTTTTGAAacatatttctctttttacttGCTCTATAGGCCAACCCGGCAATGCGAAATGCCGTCAAAACCGTCGGCCGGTTAGCTAAAGAAAAGAGCCGGACAGCTTATAGAGAAGTGCGTTCAAAATTCAAAGACATGCAAATACATAGGGAATTGGAGGGGGCTGCATTTTCAACTGGAAACACTAAATTGCGTGACAAACCTCGATCTGCTCCATCGTCTCCTAAATTCGGCGTTAGCGACGTATCAGCAAATCAAAGAAGGACTGCTGTGTCTCCTGCAACGCTAAGTCATCAACTTAATTCGAACTTCTTAGATCGAAATCATTCTCTACGGAGGTGTGAGACATCGGTTAGCCAACATTACCATGTTAGCGGATCCAGCCCAGGTTTTCCTACAGGAACTAACGGGGCAAGCTCTTCTAGTTCAGAAGAGAGTGGCACTGAAGATGAGCTGCAAATGACTCCTCTCAATCTCAATCTGATGGACGACATGAAAGATATTTTGGCAAGAACGGCCTCAACCGAATCAACACCTCCGGCCATAGATCGTTCAGTAAAAATCTTTGTATATTTTCCCGTTTCCTTGTTTGCTTGGtttttctgaattttggtTGTGGTGATTggtgtttgttctttttttatttagttttttatcttttcgttttccatttccatttttgcaGAGGAAACCCAGTTTATCCAGTCCTCCTATTTCCCCTATTGCCAATCCCGTCCTCCGTCAAAATAGTGCACCTATCCTGAACGTTGGACCCTATTCTGTTCAACCAATTCCCTTGCCACCCCTTCGTTGTCGTAAACGTTCCGAGGCACAAAAGAGTCCGCTGTCTGGCAAGGTAATGTTCTGTgcctgtttttattttgggaaaCGCTTACCTTTGTTTATTTCAGCCTTGCTCGTAGCTTGTCCGTTTAAGTTTGCTGTAAAATTGTCTATTTTACtaatctcttttgttttgcaggGCAATGCGCAGATTGATCTTATTCGCTTGGACTCAGCAACTTCCCTTTCGCCAGTTGATGAGTTTGACCCATTGGGAGCTCCCCGAACGGAATCAGAAACCGTACGAATAACACAGTCTAATCCGGTCTATTCCTTCCACGTTCCCCGACAGGTCGCTGAGCCTCAAGTGCCATCTGGAGCGAGCAGTGGTAATGGTGGAGTGGTAAATTTTAAAGGCTACACCAGCCGTTTTGATACAGGGTCGGATCCATTTAGTAACCTGTTGGCGTTTACACGTACTAATCTTGGGCCAACAGTCTCTGTACCCGACCCCGTCAAAACTAACGACTCTTCCGTGGGCGATAAGTCTGCTTGGACAACATTTGATTAAATATAACAATGTTGTCGTGGCCGTCATCTgtatacatacataaaaattGAACATCGTATTTTCCTTCCCTGATTATAGGCACtcaaatgtttaaatttatttcgttttaacAAATTACATCGCTTTCTTCCTTCtcgcgttttttttaattgttaatgttttaaaatgtaGATACATGTAGTACTACTTGCTACAGCGTGTAGACCAAGTGTAGACGTTGTCACAAAAGtatatcgaagagggtcacatatcccgatgataagctgcctgcatccatgaaccgtcTTTCAGGCTATGGGTAGAcctacgaacaacctacgttcaacgatcacctcttctctacctcagtttttgtttcgatctttaacgtgtagtgaacggtactacagatcgatgtgaaacgtctgtatacgtgtttgtggtgtgtgtgtgtgtgttttttttcttctgccattTAAGCctctttatagtaggcatggctcttctctcttcatcttctctcttcgtcttcttcctcgATGATGTCCGAAGTGatcttgcgtaatccgatgaattgaagaatcttgcgagtCTTGAATGACATATGGGAGGGGAGGGTGGTGGGGGGAGAGCGTGGAGGGAAGGGTGGGCTTGGCGGAAATTGGCGGGGACTACAGAttacaaagcgtgggtgataaccactgtgccaggaccgcacattcaaatcaaattttgCTATGGGTGTCACCATTTACAATACGTAGCTTATGTATGTTATAAGTGGTCGACATATGGCACTGTGGCATAGTTCGCGGCTGCCATTCTGATTTCACgggttcgaatctttgttgtactgctacttttttttttaaagatatttaGTCACGTTTCCATCCACATTCTAGCGTTCCAAAACCCCATCCCACTGATTCACTCTAGCCGGCGATACCGTTCGTAAAGATAAAAATCTGGCAACGTTCTTGGATTTTTGATGCCCACATTTGAGGACTTACGACGAAAAACTTTAGTCTACAAATTTTACTCACGCTCTCGCCAAGCTCAGACATCCTGTCCACTATTTCTGGTAATCTTAACATTCTCCCCGGCGAGGTAAATACAAATTTTACAGAATATGCTGAAACTCACCTGATAAATTTTCATTGTGAAAATATCTAAAGGTCCTATCCAATGGCGACCGTTAGCCTCTTGTCAGTAGTTTTATCGGACGATGAATTTAAAAATCTGAATGACACGATAAAGTTCAAGTTAGAAGAGGTGTTAAAAAAGCACGAAAATGATTTCAACCAGTTGAATATTAAGTTAGCCAAGCTTCAAACCCAGTCTGGTAAATATTGATTTACACTagtaaataaaattgaaatttcataCGAGTTGTTTATTGTAACAGAACAACAGTGTTTTGAGTTGGATTCACAACTTCAGCAACTGCAAGATcagggaaaaaaggaagaaaaacatataCAAGAATTGACAGATGCTAAAGCTAAGGTGGATGCTGATCTTACGTCCTCACAAGAACAACTCAGACTTGTCAGCGCAAAATTGGCTTTGTATGTATTCTTGCTGAGTAACTCTTGTCATGATTTAATTCAAAATCTGTTTTAGACTTGAAGCTTCTCATCAAGAATGGAGCAAAGAGAAGGAATCActtttagaagaaaaagaaaatcttaatTCTCTACTTTCAAGAAGAAATGACGACTTGGATAGGCTTACAGGGGAACTAAAGTCCTTGACTGACCAACTTGTTCAcgccaacaaagaaaaatcagaagcTCTTATTAAAACAGAAGAACTCAATAGCCAACAGCTTGCCTTAGAGTACAAGTATGTTTTATGTTATGGTTATAACTAAGATAAAGGTAAAGTGAAATTTTTACATGAATATTTTAGAGAGAAAAGGCTAAACCAAGAACGGGAACTTATTGTTCGACAACAAAGATTATTACAAGATGAACTTGAATCCCGAACTAAAGAGGTTATGATGATCAGGCGTGAGAAAACCTCAAAAGTGTTGGAACTGCAAGCTGATGTGTCCGAGAAAATTGAAGAGGTAGTAAAACACGTTTACAAcattaagtaaaaataattaaccTATCCTGTAAAATTTGCCCCTAGTTGCGCATCGCGCACAAATCCATCGGCGAGCTAACAGCTACGATTGAGGGCCATGAAAAGCACATTAAAGAATTGAATGATAAGGTTAAGGAACTTGGTGAAACAGAAATGAAGATGTCTGAAAATCACAGGTGTGACaatttttacatgaaaaaaacaatacgCATATATATGTTCACGacctgttatttttaaatccgTAGAAATGAGCTTAGGTCACAGATGAGGCTTTGCGAGCTGTATAAGGCGTCGAGTGAAGACGCCCAAGCCAAAGCTGACGAGCTTACCAAAGCAACGGAGGAGTTGCAAAGGCTTCTTCGGGATGCTTCTGTCCGATTTGGGAAACTGGAAACGGATTCTAAAGCACAAATCGACCAATTAAAGGATCAGTTGGAGAAAAGCTCTGAATCAAACATGGAACTGAAAAAAGAACTTGAGCGTGCCAATAACTTGCTTGACCCCAGCAAATCGCGTTTGATGACTGCAGAAAACATTGAAGCCATGTCGCCTTCAGCTGCTGCAGCCTCACGGTAGGACAGAATTTGCTATTTATTTTCGCCATCCAATTAATTAAACATGATATTACAAATCCTTAGATTGCTGAAGTCAGGAATGACCTTAACCCAAATATACAGCCAGTATGTGTCTGTTTCCGAACAAATGCtattcaaagaagaagaaaataagaaattgaaTAGCTATATTGACCAAATTCTTCAGGTATGGAATTAAAAGTAGAAAATAATATAATGTAATTCCAAGTAAActatcgtttttctttaggAATTAGAAGACCGTGCGCCTACTATAGCTCGTCAGCGAGAAGACCACgaaaaatcaattgaaatgGTTGCAAATTTAACGAGACAACTTGATTTAGCCGTTCAGGAAGCTGAaacggagaaagaaaatgcacTTGAAGCGCGTCGTGTGCTGGGACAAGCACAACGCAATTCACAGCGGTTCGAAAAACAAGTTGCAGATTTGAGCAAACAAGTTTGTTTGCTTATTCGTGAAGTTGAAGAGCTTCGAGGCAACAGATTACGCGAAGAACCCGTTGATGACGACCAGGTGTCGTCCAGCGAAGGATCAGCTGCCTCAGTAATTAGCCGTCATTTAGTAACGTTCCGCGACGTCGAAGAGCTTCAGCAGAAAAATCAGATGTTGCTAACAGCCCTTCGTGAAGTAACCGAGAAACAGGATGCAGCGGAACAAGGCGAAATCGATATCAAAACAGCCAAAATCCAGCAGGCTTTAGAAAATGCTTTGTCGGAGGTTGAACACCTACGAGATACCCGAAGGTATTTAGGTTGATTAATGTATCCTagtaaatttttcattaaatgttTTATCAGGCGCCATGAGGAACTGATGGAAAGCGTCATCCAGCAGCGTGATATGTACAGCACACTACTACAGGTGATTATAGATAAATAACATgatattcaaataaaataaaatgtgtatGAAGATGTGTTATTAAGATgagtttttaatttgttttgcttaTAGGAAGCCGGATTGGGAGATTCTCGGTCACCGTCCAAGTTCCGCAATGTGGTCGCATCTACTCCGGCTCCTGTTAGACAAGAGAGTACTCGATCAGGGGACACCGAAACACAGCTTAATGAGACTAAACAGCGTTtagaagaacaagaaatgaaACTTCAGAACGTCATCaaggaaaagaaggagagGGAAACAGCTTTAGAGAGTCAAATCCAGACCCTTCAAGATCAGTTAACTGAATTAAGAGCTCAGAATGTTCGACTGAGCACACACAAAGAATACGCAGAtgcaaaggaaaaattattgCAGGTAATTTTCGAAATCTTAAAATTTAACCACCAACAATCGTTTGACCTATATATATTTATCAAGGGGAATCTCGATTCATGTAAGAAACAACTTAACGCCTTAGAAGACAAGAACAAGATATACGCATGCACAGTTGCCAAACACGAACAAAGCATTGCTATTTTACGAGGTAACTTTATTACAATAGCTCATGTGTTAATCTTGATTTcctaatgtttttttcctttattagATGAAGCTATGAATGCCCAACAGCAATTGGCTCGTGCCGAAGTAACCATTTCAATGCTTCAAGAAGAGAAGCAACTGCTCAAAGATGCTGAACAACGACTTCTAGTAGAAAGAAACGCGTTGTTAAGTGAGCGACGTAGCCAAAGCCTTCTGCATGCCAACTTGGAATCGATCAAATTAAATTTAGAACGTGGTGAAAGCGAGACCCATATGCGTTTACAGAATACCGTCACATCTTTGGAACAACAAATCGAATTACTCCGGAAGAAACTCGATCTTGAGGAGCAACGTTATCG
This genomic stretch from Daphnia carinata strain CSIRO-1 chromosome 4, CSIRO_AGI_Dcar_HiC_V3, whole genome shotgun sequence harbors:
- the LOC130694693 gene encoding DENN domain-containing protein 1A-like, translated to MGSRLRNDVKHLLECFCEIVSPETSNKQPWVVQKFPESFKDDEMLKQVSLFAFPCDVPCNTVQHFSFVLTSLDSKWTFGFCRQAPGAQTALVIISYLPWHEFFFKILNQIAELMQEQAVPDLNSFLEGLYQRDVPAPSTTLHIPFGRAHRVYTCKCPNTYTLPSIPENRNLTEYFNAVDAHNMMVIFASMLHERRIVMVSSRISRLSACIQAANAVIYPMIWQHIYIPVLPPHLMDYLLAPMPYLSGVPTSTWERVRKSELGELVVLDVDTNHIETPFDDLDRLPPDIVNGMRRRLKTPGNMMGDGVARVFLRALVQLIGGYRDALRFRQGEQITFCRDALVQSRPLALRPFLESMLQLQIFQQFIEERLEMLNSGQGFSDEFELEACLYSDKSSSRLKQQYKEWLTTMKKESGVFFKKANPAMRNAVKTVGRLAKEKSRTAYREVRSKFKDMQIHRELEGAAFSTGNTKLRDKPRSAPSSPKFGVSDVSANQRRTAVSPATLSHQLNSNFLDRNHSLRRCETSVSQHYHVSGSSPGFPTGTNGASSSSSEESGTEDELQMTPLNLNLMDDMKDILARTASTESTPPAIDRSRKPSLSSPPISPIANPVLRQNSAPILNVGPYSVQPIPLPPLRCRKRSEAQKSPLSGKGNAQIDLIRLDSATSLSPVDEFDPLGAPRTESETVRITQSNPVYSFHVPRQVAEPQVPSGASSGNGGVVNFKGYTSRFDTGSDPFSNLLAFTRTNLGPTVSVPDPVKTNDSSVGDKSAWTTFD